In a genomic window of Barnesiella propionica:
- the porL gene encoding type IX secretion system motor protein PorL/GldL, whose translation MGKYRKYKNRVEKFLSSEKGQRFFNFAYSIGAAIVILGALFKILHLPGGSELLCLGMGTEVLMFVLTAFDKPANEYHWEEVFPVLKSKDPDERPSFSGGNGSVVINGGGNGISAPAVSPEAARKAVGIPDGLNLSENDTQSLTDSIQKMSAAADQLSRMAELTNATQEYLSQLSGIAEQMEKFKTATESLTQVSNVLLDSYKSITDNSEGISDSSKGYVSQMEDLNRNIGGLNTIYEIQLKSISSQLDNIDRINAGLKKISRMYEDSTADSSRYCEETEKMTQYMKQLNSVYEKMITAMTVNMYRPMMPAEPVSAPATEKESTKEE comes from the coding sequence ATGGGAAAATACAGGAAATATAAAAATCGTGTGGAAAAATTTCTTTCCAGCGAAAAAGGACAAAGATTTTTCAACTTTGCATATAGTATCGGTGCCGCTATCGTTATTTTAGGTGCCCTTTTCAAAATCCTTCACCTTCCGGGCGGTAGCGAACTGCTTTGTTTAGGTATGGGTACAGAAGTTCTTATGTTCGTACTTACCGCTTTCGATAAGCCGGCGAACGAATATCACTGGGAGGAAGTATTCCCGGTGTTGAAGTCTAAAGACCCGGACGAAAGACCCTCTTTTTCAGGGGGAAACGGTTCGGTCGTCATTAATGGCGGAGGAAATGGAATTTCGGCTCCGGCGGTATCTCCCGAAGCAGCACGTAAAGCTGTAGGTATTCCCGACGGATTGAATCTGAGTGAAAACGATACGCAGAGTCTTACGGACAGTATTCAGAAAATGTCGGCGGCCGCCGATCAGCTTTCCCGGATGGCCGAGCTTACTAATGCAACGCAGGAGTATCTTTCACAATTGTCCGGTATCGCCGAACAGATGGAAAAATTCAAAACAGCTACGGAATCTCTTACCCAGGTTTCGAACGTATTGTTGGATTCTTACAAAAGTATTACCGATAATTCGGAAGGTATTTCCGATAGTTCGAAAGGATATGTGTCCCAGATGGAAGATCTCAACCGAAATATTGGCGGCTTAAATACGATTTATGAGATACAACTCAAGAGCATTAGTTCCCAGTTGGATAATATTGACCGAATTAATGCCGGATTGAAGAAAATAAGCCGTATGTATGAAGATTCTACGGCCGATAGTTCGAGATATTGTGAAGAGACCGAAAAGATGACTCAATATATGAAACAGCTGAATTCGGTATATGAGAAGATGATTACTGCTATGACGGTCAATATGTATCGTCCTATGATGCCGGCCGAACCGGTTTCGGCGCCGGCAACCGAAAAAGAATCTACCAAGGAAGAATAA
- a CDS encoding PorP/SprF family type IX secretion system membrane protein: MRKAKIILTGIFLLVTVRAVAQVDAQYSQYWALPTFYNAASAGRTDKLNLLATTRQQWIGMPDAPKTFMVCADMPLRFLNQNHGVGLIFSKETEGLFSNMVIGAQYAYKLKLWTGTLSLGIQLGMFDQKFDGTKVSIPSDDYHNSNDDAIPTTEMQKMVFDMGFGVFYNHKYFYAGLSANHLNEPTVTFEEKYETYIGRSYYFLGGGNIPFKNPLYELQPSVLVKTNLNITQVEITARLKYNKLFWGGLSYRWKDAMVIMIGAEYRNFIAGYAYDYPVSAIVKASSGSHEVFLGYSLKLDFSDKNKNKHKSIRIL, from the coding sequence ATGCGTAAAGCCAAAATAATACTTACAGGGATTTTTTTGCTTGTCACGGTACGTGCCGTAGCTCAGGTAGATGCGCAATATAGCCAGTATTGGGCTCTCCCGACATTCTACAATGCTGCTAGTGCAGGCCGTACCGATAAGTTGAATTTATTGGCGACGACACGGCAGCAATGGATAGGTATGCCCGATGCTCCGAAGACGTTTATGGTATGTGCCGATATGCCCTTGCGTTTTTTAAACCAGAATCATGGTGTAGGGCTTATTTTCTCGAAAGAGACGGAAGGTCTTTTTTCAAATATGGTTATCGGGGCCCAATATGCTTATAAACTGAAATTGTGGACTGGAACTCTGAGTCTGGGAATTCAGTTAGGTATGTTTGATCAGAAGTTTGATGGTACGAAAGTTTCCATTCCTTCCGATGATTATCATAATTCCAATGATGATGCCATCCCTACGACCGAAATGCAAAAGATGGTGTTCGATATGGGATTCGGGGTTTTTTACAATCATAAATATTTTTATGCCGGTTTGTCGGCCAATCATCTGAACGAGCCTACGGTAACATTCGAAGAGAAATATGAAACTTATATAGGACGTTCTTATTATTTTCTCGGAGGGGGCAATATTCCATTTAAAAACCCGTTATATGAGTTGCAGCCCTCTGTTTTGGTAAAGACCAATTTGAATATTACCCAGGTGGAAATAACCGCCCGCCTTAAGTATAACAAATTGTTTTGGGGAGGTCTTTCGTACCGGTGGAAAGATGCGATGGTAATCATGATTGGTGCGGAATATAGGAATTTTATTGCAGGTTATGCTTATGATTATCCTGTTTCGGCTATTGTAAAAGCAAGTAGCGGTAGCCATGAGGTTTTTTTAGGATATAGCCTGAAGTTGGATTTTTCGGATAAAAATAAAAACAAACATAAAAGTATTCGCATACTATAG
- the porK gene encoding T9SS ring complex lipoprotein PorK/GldK, whose amino-acid sequence MKKIFLYLVLAFMFVACAPSARNGGEVTGVGGSAWGEPTPYGMVLVKRGSFEMGPAKKDSLWGQSQDPRGISVDAFWMDETEITNSKYKQFVFWVRDSIIRERLADPAYGGNEVYKIEEDKDGNPIKPHLNWSKAIPWRNPTEDEARAIESVYRINPITGQKQLDATQMNYRYEVFNQVEASKRKNRLDVTRRELNTDIEPDYDALVMISKDTAFIDEDGRIVRETVSRALQSEYDFLNTYIVNIYPDTTVWINDFDNAYNEPYVRLYFSHPGYNEYPVVGISWEQANAFCAWRTDYLRSALAKGVYVEPYRLPTEAEWEYAARAGKNENQFPWSGDQPMAEKGCFYANFKPDKGDYVKDGNLITSRVGSYSPNEFGLYDMAGNVSEWTSTAYTEANTRVTSDMNPEYTYNAAKEDPYLMKRKIVRGGSWKDVSNFIRSDIRMWEYQNEQRSYIGFRCVRTQIGFARGKK is encoded by the coding sequence ATGAAAAAAATATTTTTGTATTTAGTCCTTGCATTCATGTTTGTGGCATGTGCTCCTTCAGCCCGTAATGGCGGAGAGGTTACAGGGGTGGGCGGCTCTGCATGGGGCGAACCTACGCCGTATGGTATGGTTCTTGTAAAAAGAGGCTCATTCGAAATGGGACCGGCCAAAAAGGATAGTCTTTGGGGACAGTCGCAAGATCCCCGGGGCATTTCCGTGGATGCTTTTTGGATGGACGAAACGGAAATTACCAATTCGAAATATAAACAGTTCGTATTTTGGGTCCGGGATTCCATTATTCGTGAACGTCTTGCCGATCCGGCTTACGGAGGAAATGAAGTATATAAGATCGAAGAGGATAAAGATGGAAATCCTATTAAACCTCATTTAAACTGGAGTAAGGCTATACCTTGGCGTAATCCTACCGAAGATGAGGCCCGGGCTATAGAGAGTGTTTACCGCATTAACCCTATAACCGGCCAGAAACAGTTGGACGCTACTCAAATGAATTATAGATATGAGGTTTTCAACCAGGTGGAGGCATCTAAAAGAAAGAATCGTCTGGATGTGACCAGACGTGAACTTAATACCGATATAGAACCGGATTACGATGCTTTGGTTATGATATCGAAAGATACCGCTTTTATTGATGAAGACGGGCGTATCGTACGTGAAACGGTAAGCAGGGCATTGCAAAGCGAGTATGATTTCCTGAATACATATATTGTGAATATCTATCCTGATACGACTGTTTGGATTAACGATTTTGACAATGCATACAATGAACCCTATGTACGGCTCTATTTCTCTCATCCCGGTTATAATGAATATCCGGTTGTGGGTATTTCCTGGGAACAAGCCAATGCTTTTTGTGCCTGGCGTACCGATTATTTGCGTTCGGCTTTGGCAAAAGGCGTATATGTAGAACCCTATCGTTTGCCTACGGAAGCAGAGTGGGAATATGCCGCACGGGCAGGGAAGAACGAAAATCAGTTTCCTTGGAGCGGAGATCAGCCTATGGCCGAGAAGGGTTGTTTTTATGCTAACTTTAAACCCGATAAAGGGGACTATGTGAAAGACGGTAACCTGATTACGTCGAGAGTAGGCTCATATTCTCCCAATGAATTCGGTTTATATGATATGGCAGGTAACGTGTCGGAGTGGACTTCGACCGCATATACCGAAGCTAATACACGGGTAACCAGTGATATGAATCCCGAATATACATATAACGCAGCGAAGGAAGACCCGTATCTTATGAAACGGAAGATCGTAAGAGGCGGTTCCTGGAAAGATGTTTCCAATTTTATTCGTTCCGATATACGTATGTGGGAATATCAGAATGAGCAGCGTTCATATATAGGCTTCCGTTGCGTACGTACGCAGATTGGTTTCGCCAGAGGTAAAAAATAA
- the ahcY gene encoding adenosylhomocysteinase — MTTELFSTLPYQVADIHLADFGRKELDLAEKEMPGLMALREKYGKEQPLKGARIMGSLHMTIQTAVLIETLVALGAEVRWASCNIYSTQDHAAAAIAAAGVPVFAWKGETLSDYWWCTLQALRFEGGKGPNVIVDDGGDATLMIHLGYDAEQNASVLETPSGTEDETELKNILKEVLKKDNSLWSRMIPGIKGVSEETTTGVHRLYQMMEEGKLLFPAFNVNDSVTKSKFDNLYGCRESLADGIKRATDVMIAGKVAVVCGYGDVGKGCAHSLRSYGARVLVTEIDPICALQAAMEGFEVTTVEDALSEGDIYVTCTGNCDIIRIEHLEKMKSGAIVCNIGHFDNEIQVEKMKQYPGIRHRNIKPQVDEYFFPQGHNILLLADGRLVNLGCATGHPSFVMSNSFTNQTLAQIELFTNNYEVGVYRLPKKLDEEVARLHLGKIGVKLTKLSDKQAAYIGVEKEGPYKPEHYRY; from the coding sequence ATGACAACAGAACTATTCTCTACGTTGCCTTATCAGGTAGCGGATATCCATTTAGCAGATTTCGGCCGCAAAGAGCTCGACCTGGCTGAAAAGGAAATGCCCGGATTGATGGCTTTACGTGAAAAATACGGCAAAGAACAACCTTTGAAAGGTGCACGCATTATGGGCTCCCTCCATATGACCATTCAAACAGCCGTTCTTATCGAAACCCTGGTAGCTTTAGGCGCCGAAGTACGATGGGCGAGTTGTAATATTTACTCCACACAAGACCATGCAGCAGCAGCGATAGCAGCCGCCGGAGTGCCCGTTTTCGCTTGGAAAGGCGAGACCCTCTCCGATTACTGGTGGTGTACATTACAGGCTCTTCGTTTCGAAGGAGGCAAAGGTCCTAATGTGATAGTAGACGACGGAGGAGATGCTACGCTTATGATACATTTGGGATACGATGCCGAACAAAACGCATCGGTGCTGGAAACACCCTCCGGAACGGAAGATGAAACCGAACTAAAAAATATTCTGAAAGAAGTTTTGAAAAAGGATAATTCCCTTTGGTCGCGCATGATTCCCGGGATCAAAGGCGTATCGGAAGAAACGACGACCGGAGTACATCGTCTTTATCAGATGATGGAAGAAGGAAAATTACTATTTCCTGCATTCAACGTAAATGACTCGGTAACCAAGTCTAAATTTGATAATCTTTACGGTTGTCGTGAATCACTCGCAGATGGTATAAAACGTGCCACGGATGTCATGATCGCCGGAAAAGTAGCCGTAGTATGCGGCTACGGAGACGTAGGAAAAGGATGTGCTCATTCCCTTCGTTCGTACGGAGCTCGCGTATTAGTGACAGAAATCGACCCTATTTGCGCTTTACAAGCGGCGATGGAAGGTTTTGAAGTAACGACCGTCGAAGACGCACTCAGCGAAGGAGATATTTATGTAACTTGTACAGGGAATTGTGATATCATTCGGATAGAACACCTGGAAAAAATGAAAAGCGGAGCTATCGTATGTAACATAGGCCACTTCGACAATGAGATACAGGTAGAAAAGATGAAACAATATCCGGGTATTCGTCACCGCAATATAAAACCACAGGTAGATGAATATTTCTTCCCACAGGGCCATAATATTCTGTTACTGGCCGACGGACGTTTGGTAAACTTAGGTTGTGCGACCGGGCATCCGTCTTTTGTCATGAGTAACTCTTTTACCAATCAGACACTGGCACAAATAGAACTCTTCACAAACAATTACGAAGTAGGAGTTTATCGACTGCCCAAAAAACTGGATGAAGAAGTCGCCCGTTTACATCTGGGAAAAATAGGTGTGAAACTCACAAAATTAAGCGACAAACAGGCTGCTTATATCGGAGTAGAAAAAGAAGGTCCGTACAAACCGGAACATTACCGTTATTAA
- a CDS encoding YfhO family protein → MRKFDFKKALPYIASILFFAVLSYVYFLPDIMEGKVLFQHDTQQGIAVGQEGRVFEQETGETTWWTNSLFSGMPSFQISPRYSNNDVINVIGQAYHLWLPSPVSLLFIMMTGFFILLLALKVRWPLAVLGAIAYTFSSYFFILIEAGHLWKFITLAYIPPTIAGIILAYRGKYLQGCALTALFATLQITSNHMQMTYYFLFVILAIVITFFIDSYRKKQLGNFLKATGVLVIAGIIAIAANLPSLYNTYQYSKETMRGGHSELTSPDNNNQTVSNGGLEKEYITQWSYGIGETWSLLIPNVKGGASGALAQNKTARKAASPQMQPILNQVNSYWGNQPFTSGPVYVGAFIMMLFVLGCFIVKSSFKWALLAATILSVLLSWGHNFMLLSDLFIDYVPMYNKFRAVSSILVIAEFCIPVLAILTLKEIIENPGILKAQRKAFYMSLGITGGACLLFALFPSLFFSFLSNGESQMISQTPEYRDIFAQVETIREAVFRADAWRSLLVIALGTLGLWLYSAKKIKTTAFIILTGLIILGDMYMVNKRYLNSEDFVSKTKLSNPFPMSPADQMILQDKDPNYRVLNLSTNTFNDAATSYYHKSVGGYHAAKLRRYQDLIDRQLSKQNMAVINMLNTRYVIVPTEDRKSVTAMLNPDALGNAWLVSDIKWVDSPDAEMNALDNFNPRITAVIDKRFKELVKTPLAIPAAGDTIYETSYKPNALRYKVKTSQDAFAVFSEIYFPWGWNATIDGKEVKEARVNYVLRGLSIPAGEHEIVFRFDPKSLHITTNIAYAALVLLLILGIAAVLWPLKQNKKSSTDN, encoded by the coding sequence ATGAGGAAGTTTGATTTCAAAAAGGCATTGCCTTACATTGCATCCATTCTCTTTTTTGCCGTCCTTTCATATGTTTATTTTCTTCCTGACATTATGGAAGGAAAAGTATTGTTCCAGCATGATACCCAACAGGGTATCGCCGTAGGGCAGGAAGGCAGGGTTTTCGAACAGGAAACAGGAGAAACAACGTGGTGGACCAATTCTCTGTTTTCAGGGATGCCCAGTTTTCAGATATCTCCCCGCTATAGCAATAATGATGTAATAAACGTCATAGGGCAAGCTTATCATTTATGGCTTCCTTCCCCAGTTTCTTTGTTATTCATAATGATGACGGGGTTCTTCATTCTTCTGTTGGCTTTGAAAGTCCGGTGGCCTCTCGCAGTATTAGGTGCTATTGCATACACTTTTTCTTCCTACTTCTTTATACTTATCGAAGCCGGTCACCTATGGAAATTCATCACGCTGGCCTACATTCCCCCGACGATAGCCGGCATAATTCTGGCTTATAGAGGAAAATATCTGCAAGGTTGTGCTCTGACAGCTTTATTCGCGACTTTGCAAATAACATCCAACCACATGCAGATGACCTATTACTTTCTATTTGTGATCCTGGCTATCGTTATTACTTTTTTTATTGACAGTTACCGAAAGAAACAACTCGGGAATTTCTTAAAAGCAACCGGAGTATTGGTCATAGCAGGTATAATAGCTATCGCAGCCAATCTTCCCAGCTTATACAATACGTACCAGTACAGCAAAGAGACCATGAGGGGCGGTCATTCGGAACTCACATCACCTGACAACAACAACCAAACCGTATCGAACGGTGGCTTGGAAAAAGAATATATTACTCAATGGAGCTATGGAATCGGAGAAACATGGTCATTACTTATACCCAATGTCAAGGGTGGAGCTTCCGGTGCTTTAGCGCAGAACAAAACGGCCCGTAAAGCCGCCTCTCCTCAAATGCAACCCATATTGAACCAAGTAAATAGTTACTGGGGAAACCAACCTTTCACATCGGGTCCTGTATATGTCGGTGCATTCATAATGATGCTGTTCGTACTAGGATGCTTTATTGTAAAATCATCTTTTAAATGGGCTCTACTGGCTGCAACCATATTGTCCGTCCTACTTTCATGGGGACATAATTTCATGTTGCTTTCCGACCTGTTTATCGATTACGTACCTATGTATAATAAATTCAGGGCAGTTTCAAGCATACTGGTAATAGCAGAATTCTGTATTCCGGTATTGGCAATATTAACTTTGAAAGAAATTATTGAGAATCCAGGTATTCTTAAAGCACAACGTAAAGCGTTTTACATGAGTCTGGGTATTACCGGAGGGGCCTGCTTGCTATTCGCTCTTTTTCCGTCTTTATTTTTTTCGTTTCTGAGCAACGGAGAATCACAAATGATAAGCCAGACACCTGAATACCGGGATATTTTCGCCCAGGTGGAAACTATACGGGAAGCTGTATTCAGAGCCGATGCATGGCGCAGCTTACTCGTCATTGCGTTAGGTACGCTGGGATTATGGCTATACTCGGCAAAAAAAATAAAAACGACCGCTTTCATAATATTAACCGGCCTTATTATTCTCGGAGATATGTATATGGTGAACAAACGTTATCTGAACAGCGAGGATTTTGTTTCCAAAACAAAATTATCCAATCCGTTTCCCATGTCTCCTGCCGATCAAATGATTCTTCAAGATAAAGATCCGAATTACCGCGTGTTAAATTTATCGACTAATACTTTTAACGATGCGGCCACATCTTATTACCATAAATCAGTGGGCGGCTACCATGCGGCTAAACTACGCCGGTATCAGGACCTGATAGACCGGCAATTGTCAAAACAAAACATGGCTGTAATCAACATGTTGAATACCCGATATGTCATTGTACCTACCGAAGACCGTAAATCGGTTACCGCCATGCTCAACCCGGATGCTCTGGGGAATGCCTGGCTTGTTTCGGATATAAAATGGGTAGATAGTCCCGATGCTGAAATGAACGCTCTGGATAATTTCAATCCACGCATTACAGCCGTTATCGACAAACGGTTCAAAGAACTCGTTAAAACACCTCTCGCTATACCAGCGGCAGGAGACACCATTTATGAAACATCTTACAAACCGAACGCACTCCGCTATAAGGTAAAAACATCTCAGGACGCTTTTGCGGTGTTCTCAGAAATATACTTCCCTTGGGGATGGAATGCCACCATTGACGGGAAAGAGGTGAAAGAAGCCCGGGTTAACTATGTACTGAGAGGCCTTTCCATACCAGCCGGAGAACATGAGATTGTATTTAGGTTTGACCCGAAATCCCTACACATCACCACAAATATCGCGTATGCAGCCCTCGTGTTGCTCCTTATTTTAGGAATAGCCGCTGTATTATGGCCATTAAAACAAAATAAAAAAAGTTCCACAGATAATTAA